From Ictidomys tridecemlineatus isolate mIctTri1 chromosome 2, mIctTri1.hap1, whole genome shotgun sequence, the proteins below share one genomic window:
- the Znf804b gene encoding zinc finger protein 804B isoform X3: MACYLVISSRHLSNGHYRGIKGVFRGPLCKNGSPSPRLKELKQREFARNVASKSWKDEKKQEKALKRLHQLAELRQQSECVSGSGPAFKAPRMTIEKQLQQGIFPVKNGRKVSCMKSTLLLKGKNLPRSNSDKQRFPMPNRHQLQPDRRCLFGNRIPQTSSDLSNTNHRTGVSFSFSKKVHLKLESSASVFSENTEESHDSNKSPTYKAKQTVEKCKCCRLAKEDTHPSKEKEAHISPSHLESVLHNTFSLSSKILQEKNDSIDETMENSIGIQASFSKSNFSLSDVDFPPSSKEKGTRNTLKNTSENCINYPCQAHASSNPPNMYKHSDAKVFKCLDKFSSPESSEQKSKLCLNPNSRMQNRDKSSEETERVSKDMQRLLKEGYPHDMTSKPLPFLHVQSKDGHTTLQWPVELLLFTKTEPCISYGCNPLYFDFKLSRNMKDGHNTEDLKTKLGKESLEMKTKIESHISGLIKDQQKLILEENQSLKPKMMIANPDWENFRRKYNLGYDDSEPNNSDHNLSASNLKLKSSEVPAYLDTPLKDCVGNNNNNNNSDNELEESSRTHWQSCGRVVLNDANEGLSCPPYISRTKKHKLIHCDPHSEFEDENQFTWNSSPYIVGGHSDYGKDVSMILNGNNINTASSASGCGNQSYKRCSPKSSLSGQSSPLDTSLSSMPSLRSICSSHGPNGNSSSNLLYFCKREDSSVERHKQKHKRHNCLYWSGEITKSNFLQSETQRDRNCKLWESFKNKKYSKHRHCHCRERYKWGKNQQFSGPKSTRIIHCESGSQVACAEDSENPTNCQGLQHNRFGSYSRERICCLNKNKRSQESLDSPHICDLGKVKRGQCDSGTVSCLLRNCSSGPSETTELNIREAERSPLTAKSLLERVQTKRFQEQSTNLEVSSNSYKNESQTHSEIQCTFQLVSPGSNRPTSPLSEKRQYTRKRRNEEGNAVQRTSEKDKVKGSQTNNFTVFADTDCDNHLTRGIIHVVADSQSPNTKKNPTTKEQSNSLISEVQPFIPNCDPVPNDFPGAFLSNRYTGITDSMETKEDQINLDVQDVSMHMNHVEGNINTYYDRTMQKHDRVEDELEECHKSLSPPLIQQPITFSPDEIDKYKLLQLQAQQHMQKQLLSKHLRVLPAPGPNAFSPASAVQTVPVHQHASITTIHHTFLQHFAVSASISSHSSHLPIAHLHPLSQPHFTPISFSTLAPTIIPTHPTFLAGHPLHLVTAAPFHPSHIALQPLPPAAFIPTLFGPHLNPATASIIHLNPLIQPVIQGQDLCHHSCSS; encoded by the coding sequence TGTTTCTGGAAGTGGACCAGCATTCAAAGCCCCCAGGATGACCATAGAAAAGCAACTCCAGCAGGGAATTTTCCCAGTTAAGAATGGGAGAAAAGTATCATGCATGAAGAGTACACTTCTCCTTAAGGGAAAGAATCTCCCCAGAAGCAACTCTGATAAACAGCGGTTTCCCATGCCAAATCGACACCAATTACAACCGGACAGACGTTGTTTGTTTGGAAATCGGATACCACAGACATCTTCAGATCTCAGCAATACAAATCACAGAACAGgagtatcattttctttttcaaaaaaggtGCATCTAAAATTAGAATCTTCCGCATCAGTTTTCAGTGAGAATACAGAAGAAAGCCATGATAGTAACAAGTCACCCACctataaagcaaaacaaacagtGGAGAAATGCAAGTGCTGTAGGCTTGCAAAAGAGGATACACACCCCTCTAAGGAAAAAGAAGCACACATCTCACCAAGCCATCTGGAGAGTGTTTTACACAACACCTTCTCCCTGAGCTCTAAAATTttgcaagagaaaaatgactcCATTGATGAGACAATGGAAAATTCAATTGGCATTCAGGCTTCTTTCTCTAAATCTAACTTCAGTCTTTCAGATGTAGATTTTCCTCCTTCCAGTAAAGAGAAAGGAACTAGAAATACATTGAAGAACACTTCTGAAAACTGCATTAATTACCCCTGCCAAGCACATGCTTCCTCCAACCCACCAAACATGTACAAGCACAGTGATGCCAAGGTATTCAAATGTCTGGATAAGTTTTCATCACCAGAGTCAAGTGAACAAAAGAGTAAACTGTGTTTGAATCCCAATTCCAGAATGCAGAACCGAGACAAATCttcagaagaaacagaaagagttAGCAAAGATATGCAAAGACTTCTGAAAGAGGGGTATCCCCATGATATGACATCCAAACCACTGCCTTTCCTCCATGTGCAAAGCAAAGATGGCCACACCACTCTCCAGTGGCCTGTGGAACTTCTGCTCTTTACAAAAACAGAGCCCTGTATCTCTTATGGTTGCAACccattatattttgattttaaactttCTCGGAACATGAAAGATGGCCATAATACAgaggatttaaaaacaaaattgggcAAGGAATCCttggaaatgaagacaaaaatagagAGCCACATCTCAGGTTTAATCAAAGACCAACAAAAATTGATCCTAGAAGAGAATCAGTCTCTGAAACCAAAGATGATGATAGCTAATCCAGATTGGGAAAATTTCCGGAGAAAATATAATTTGGGCTATGATGATTCTGAGCCAAATAACAGTGATCATAATCTTAGTGCAAGTAATTTGAAATTGAAAAGTTCTGAAGTGCCTGCTTACCTTGATACACCTCTAAAGGACTGTGtaggaaacaacaacaataataataacagtgaTAATGAACTTGAGGAATCTTCAAGGACCCATTGGCAAAGTTGTGGAAGAGTAGTTCTTAATGATGCAAATGAGGGTCTATCCTGTCCGCCTTACATCTCTAGGACCAAAAAGCATAAACTGATTCACTGTGATCCTCATTCAGAATTTGAAGATGAAAACCAATTCACCTGGAATTCTAGTCCTTATATAGTAGGGGGTCACAGCGACTATGGGAAAGACGTCAGTATGATTTTGAATGGCAACAATATCAACACAGCCAGCAGTGCTTCTGGATGTGGAAACCAAAGTTATAAGAGATGTTCTCCAAAGTCATCTCTGAGTGGACAGTCTAGCCCTTTGGACACATCCCTTAGCAGCATGCCCAGCTTGAGAAGCATTTGTTCAAGTCATGGGCCCAATGGTAACAGCAGTAGTAATTTGCTCTACTTTTGTAAAAGAGAAGACAGCTCAGTTGAAAGGcacaaacagaaacacaaaagGCACAATTGCCTCTACTGGTCTGGTGAAATAACAAAGAGCAACTTCCTGCAGTCAGAAACACAGAGAGACAGGAACTGTAAATTGTGGGAgtcatttaagaataaaaaatactcCAAGCATAGACATTGTCACTGCCGAGAAAGGTATAAATGGGGTAAAAATCAACAATTTTCAGGGCCAAAATCCACAAGAATCATTCATTGTGAGTCTGGCTCACAGGTTGCCTGTGCTGAAGACAGTGAAAACCCAACTAATTGCCAGGGACTGCAGCACAATAGATTTGGATCTTACTCAAGAGAGAGAATTTGTTgcttaaataaaaacaagaggagTCAAGAGTCTTTGGACAGCCCTCACATTTGTGATCTGGGAAAAGTGAAGCGTGGCCAGTGTGACTCGGGGACTGTCAGCTGCCTTCTAAGAAACTGTTCCAGTGGCCCTTCAGAAACCACTGagttgaacattagagaagcagaaAGGAGCCCCCTGACAGCCAAAAGCCTTTTAGAAAGAGTACAGACCAAGAGGTTTCAGGAACAATCAACAAACCTTGAAGTTTCTTCAAACAGCTATAAAAATGAATCACAGACTCATTCAGAAATCCAGTGCACATTTCAACTCGTGTCACCCGGCAGTAACAGACCAACATCGCCTTTGTCGGAAAAAAGACAATACacgagaaaaagaagaaatgaagaaggcAATGCAGTACAAAGGACTAGCGAGAAAGACAAAGTCAAAGGTTCACAGACAAATAATTTTACTGTTTTCGCAGACACTGATTGTGATAACCATCTAACTCGAGGTATAATTCATGTGGTAGCAGATTCTCAGTCACCAAACACAAAGAAGAACCCCACAACAAAAGAACAATCAAACTCTTTAATTAGTGAAGTCCAACCTTTTATTCCAAACTGTGACCCGGTACCAAATGATTTCCCTGGTGCTTTTCTGTCTAATAGATATACTGGTATAACTGATTCAATGGAGACCAAAGAGGACCAAATAAATCTAGACGTACAGGATGTAAGCATGCATATGAATCATGTAGAGGGGAACATAAACACTTACTATGACAGAACTATGCAGAAACATGACAGAGTGGAAGATGAATTAGAAGAGTGTcataaatctctctctccccctttaaTTCAACAGCCCATTACATTTTCTCCTGATGAAATAGATAAATATAAGCTTCTACAGCTGCAAGCCCAGCAGCATATGCAGAAACAGCTCCTGTCAAAGCATCTTCGAGTTTTGCCTGCTCCTGGGCCCAATGCCTTCTCTCCGGCCTCGGCTGTACAGACGGTTCCAGTCCACCAGCATGcttccatcaccaccatccaccaCACGTTCCTGCAGCATTTCGCTGTTTCTGCATCCATAAGTTCCCACAGCAGTCACCTCCCTATAGCTCATCTGCATCCTCTTTCACAGCCACACTTTACTCCTATCTCATTCTCAACTCTGGCTCCAACCATTATCCCCACACACCCCACTTTCTTAGCAGGTCACCCCCTGCATTTAGTCACAGCTGCCCCCTTTCACCCATCTCACATAGCACTTCAGCCCCTGCCCCCTGCAGCATTTATCCCCACATTGTTTGGCCCCCACTTAAATCCAGCCACAGCTTCAATCATCCACTTGAATCCTTTGATCCAACCAGTGATCCAAGGTCAAGATCTTTGCCATCATTCTTGCTCCAGCTAG
- the Znf804b gene encoding zinc finger protein 804B isoform X1, with the protein MACYLVISSRHLSNGHYRGIKGVFRGPLCKNGSPSPDFSEKEKSTAKALEDVKANFYCELCDKQYHKHQEFDNHINSYDHAHKQRLKELKQREFARNVASKSWKDEKKQEKALKRLHQLAELRQQSECVSGSGPAFKAPRMTIEKQLQQGIFPVKNGRKVSCMKSTLLLKGKNLPRSNSDKQRFPMPNRHQLQPDRRCLFGNRIPQTSSDLSNTNHRTGVSFSFSKKVHLKLESSASVFSENTEESHDSNKSPTYKAKQTVEKCKCCRLAKEDTHPSKEKEAHISPSHLESVLHNTFSLSSKILQEKNDSIDETMENSIGIQASFSKSNFSLSDVDFPPSSKEKGTRNTLKNTSENCINYPCQAHASSNPPNMYKHSDAKVFKCLDKFSSPESSEQKSKLCLNPNSRMQNRDKSSEETERVSKDMQRLLKEGYPHDMTSKPLPFLHVQSKDGHTTLQWPVELLLFTKTEPCISYGCNPLYFDFKLSRNMKDGHNTEDLKTKLGKESLEMKTKIESHISGLIKDQQKLILEENQSLKPKMMIANPDWENFRRKYNLGYDDSEPNNSDHNLSASNLKLKSSEVPAYLDTPLKDCVGNNNNNNNSDNELEESSRTHWQSCGRVVLNDANEGLSCPPYISRTKKHKLIHCDPHSEFEDENQFTWNSSPYIVGGHSDYGKDVSMILNGNNINTASSASGCGNQSYKRCSPKSSLSGQSSPLDTSLSSMPSLRSICSSHGPNGNSSSNLLYFCKREDSSVERHKQKHKRHNCLYWSGEITKSNFLQSETQRDRNCKLWESFKNKKYSKHRHCHCRERYKWGKNQQFSGPKSTRIIHCESGSQVACAEDSENPTNCQGLQHNRFGSYSRERICCLNKNKRSQESLDSPHICDLGKVKRGQCDSGTVSCLLRNCSSGPSETTELNIREAERSPLTAKSLLERVQTKRFQEQSTNLEVSSNSYKNESQTHSEIQCTFQLVSPGSNRPTSPLSEKRQYTRKRRNEEGNAVQRTSEKDKVKGSQTNNFTVFADTDCDNHLTRGIIHVVADSQSPNTKKNPTTKEQSNSLISEVQPFIPNCDPVPNDFPGAFLSNRYTGITDSMETKEDQINLDVQDVSMHMNHVEGNINTYYDRTMQKHDRVEDELEECHKSLSPPLIQQPITFSPDEIDKYKLLQLQAQQHMQKQLLSKHLRVLPAPGPNAFSPASAVQTVPVHQHASITTIHHTFLQHFAVSASISSHSSHLPIAHLHPLSQPHFTPISFSTLAPTIIPTHPTFLAGHPLHLVTAAPFHPSHIALQPLPPAAFIPTLFGPHLNPATASIIHLNPLIQPVIQGQDLCHHSCSS; encoded by the coding sequence TGTTTCTGGAAGTGGACCAGCATTCAAAGCCCCCAGGATGACCATAGAAAAGCAACTCCAGCAGGGAATTTTCCCAGTTAAGAATGGGAGAAAAGTATCATGCATGAAGAGTACACTTCTCCTTAAGGGAAAGAATCTCCCCAGAAGCAACTCTGATAAACAGCGGTTTCCCATGCCAAATCGACACCAATTACAACCGGACAGACGTTGTTTGTTTGGAAATCGGATACCACAGACATCTTCAGATCTCAGCAATACAAATCACAGAACAGgagtatcattttctttttcaaaaaaggtGCATCTAAAATTAGAATCTTCCGCATCAGTTTTCAGTGAGAATACAGAAGAAAGCCATGATAGTAACAAGTCACCCACctataaagcaaaacaaacagtGGAGAAATGCAAGTGCTGTAGGCTTGCAAAAGAGGATACACACCCCTCTAAGGAAAAAGAAGCACACATCTCACCAAGCCATCTGGAGAGTGTTTTACACAACACCTTCTCCCTGAGCTCTAAAATTttgcaagagaaaaatgactcCATTGATGAGACAATGGAAAATTCAATTGGCATTCAGGCTTCTTTCTCTAAATCTAACTTCAGTCTTTCAGATGTAGATTTTCCTCCTTCCAGTAAAGAGAAAGGAACTAGAAATACATTGAAGAACACTTCTGAAAACTGCATTAATTACCCCTGCCAAGCACATGCTTCCTCCAACCCACCAAACATGTACAAGCACAGTGATGCCAAGGTATTCAAATGTCTGGATAAGTTTTCATCACCAGAGTCAAGTGAACAAAAGAGTAAACTGTGTTTGAATCCCAATTCCAGAATGCAGAACCGAGACAAATCttcagaagaaacagaaagagttAGCAAAGATATGCAAAGACTTCTGAAAGAGGGGTATCCCCATGATATGACATCCAAACCACTGCCTTTCCTCCATGTGCAAAGCAAAGATGGCCACACCACTCTCCAGTGGCCTGTGGAACTTCTGCTCTTTACAAAAACAGAGCCCTGTATCTCTTATGGTTGCAACccattatattttgattttaaactttCTCGGAACATGAAAGATGGCCATAATACAgaggatttaaaaacaaaattgggcAAGGAATCCttggaaatgaagacaaaaatagagAGCCACATCTCAGGTTTAATCAAAGACCAACAAAAATTGATCCTAGAAGAGAATCAGTCTCTGAAACCAAAGATGATGATAGCTAATCCAGATTGGGAAAATTTCCGGAGAAAATATAATTTGGGCTATGATGATTCTGAGCCAAATAACAGTGATCATAATCTTAGTGCAAGTAATTTGAAATTGAAAAGTTCTGAAGTGCCTGCTTACCTTGATACACCTCTAAAGGACTGTGtaggaaacaacaacaataataataacagtgaTAATGAACTTGAGGAATCTTCAAGGACCCATTGGCAAAGTTGTGGAAGAGTAGTTCTTAATGATGCAAATGAGGGTCTATCCTGTCCGCCTTACATCTCTAGGACCAAAAAGCATAAACTGATTCACTGTGATCCTCATTCAGAATTTGAAGATGAAAACCAATTCACCTGGAATTCTAGTCCTTATATAGTAGGGGGTCACAGCGACTATGGGAAAGACGTCAGTATGATTTTGAATGGCAACAATATCAACACAGCCAGCAGTGCTTCTGGATGTGGAAACCAAAGTTATAAGAGATGTTCTCCAAAGTCATCTCTGAGTGGACAGTCTAGCCCTTTGGACACATCCCTTAGCAGCATGCCCAGCTTGAGAAGCATTTGTTCAAGTCATGGGCCCAATGGTAACAGCAGTAGTAATTTGCTCTACTTTTGTAAAAGAGAAGACAGCTCAGTTGAAAGGcacaaacagaaacacaaaagGCACAATTGCCTCTACTGGTCTGGTGAAATAACAAAGAGCAACTTCCTGCAGTCAGAAACACAGAGAGACAGGAACTGTAAATTGTGGGAgtcatttaagaataaaaaatactcCAAGCATAGACATTGTCACTGCCGAGAAAGGTATAAATGGGGTAAAAATCAACAATTTTCAGGGCCAAAATCCACAAGAATCATTCATTGTGAGTCTGGCTCACAGGTTGCCTGTGCTGAAGACAGTGAAAACCCAACTAATTGCCAGGGACTGCAGCACAATAGATTTGGATCTTACTCAAGAGAGAGAATTTGTTgcttaaataaaaacaagaggagTCAAGAGTCTTTGGACAGCCCTCACATTTGTGATCTGGGAAAAGTGAAGCGTGGCCAGTGTGACTCGGGGACTGTCAGCTGCCTTCTAAGAAACTGTTCCAGTGGCCCTTCAGAAACCACTGagttgaacattagagaagcagaaAGGAGCCCCCTGACAGCCAAAAGCCTTTTAGAAAGAGTACAGACCAAGAGGTTTCAGGAACAATCAACAAACCTTGAAGTTTCTTCAAACAGCTATAAAAATGAATCACAGACTCATTCAGAAATCCAGTGCACATTTCAACTCGTGTCACCCGGCAGTAACAGACCAACATCGCCTTTGTCGGAAAAAAGACAATACacgagaaaaagaagaaatgaagaaggcAATGCAGTACAAAGGACTAGCGAGAAAGACAAAGTCAAAGGTTCACAGACAAATAATTTTACTGTTTTCGCAGACACTGATTGTGATAACCATCTAACTCGAGGTATAATTCATGTGGTAGCAGATTCTCAGTCACCAAACACAAAGAAGAACCCCACAACAAAAGAACAATCAAACTCTTTAATTAGTGAAGTCCAACCTTTTATTCCAAACTGTGACCCGGTACCAAATGATTTCCCTGGTGCTTTTCTGTCTAATAGATATACTGGTATAACTGATTCAATGGAGACCAAAGAGGACCAAATAAATCTAGACGTACAGGATGTAAGCATGCATATGAATCATGTAGAGGGGAACATAAACACTTACTATGACAGAACTATGCAGAAACATGACAGAGTGGAAGATGAATTAGAAGAGTGTcataaatctctctctccccctttaaTTCAACAGCCCATTACATTTTCTCCTGATGAAATAGATAAATATAAGCTTCTACAGCTGCAAGCCCAGCAGCATATGCAGAAACAGCTCCTGTCAAAGCATCTTCGAGTTTTGCCTGCTCCTGGGCCCAATGCCTTCTCTCCGGCCTCGGCTGTACAGACGGTTCCAGTCCACCAGCATGcttccatcaccaccatccaccaCACGTTCCTGCAGCATTTCGCTGTTTCTGCATCCATAAGTTCCCACAGCAGTCACCTCCCTATAGCTCATCTGCATCCTCTTTCACAGCCACACTTTACTCCTATCTCATTCTCAACTCTGGCTCCAACCATTATCCCCACACACCCCACTTTCTTAGCAGGTCACCCCCTGCATTTAGTCACAGCTGCCCCCTTTCACCCATCTCACATAGCACTTCAGCCCCTGCCCCCTGCAGCATTTATCCCCACATTGTTTGGCCCCCACTTAAATCCAGCCACAGCTTCAATCATCCACTTGAATCCTTTGATCCAACCAGTGATCCAAGGTCAAGATCTTTGCCATCATTCTTGCTCCAGCTAG
- the Znf804b gene encoding zinc finger protein 804B isoform X2 produces the protein MGKGGTQLLIDKDFSEKEKSTAKALEDVKANFYCELCDKQYHKHQEFDNHINSYDHAHKQRLKELKQREFARNVASKSWKDEKKQEKALKRLHQLAELRQQSECVSGSGPAFKAPRMTIEKQLQQGIFPVKNGRKVSCMKSTLLLKGKNLPRSNSDKQRFPMPNRHQLQPDRRCLFGNRIPQTSSDLSNTNHRTGVSFSFSKKVHLKLESSASVFSENTEESHDSNKSPTYKAKQTVEKCKCCRLAKEDTHPSKEKEAHISPSHLESVLHNTFSLSSKILQEKNDSIDETMENSIGIQASFSKSNFSLSDVDFPPSSKEKGTRNTLKNTSENCINYPCQAHASSNPPNMYKHSDAKVFKCLDKFSSPESSEQKSKLCLNPNSRMQNRDKSSEETERVSKDMQRLLKEGYPHDMTSKPLPFLHVQSKDGHTTLQWPVELLLFTKTEPCISYGCNPLYFDFKLSRNMKDGHNTEDLKTKLGKESLEMKTKIESHISGLIKDQQKLILEENQSLKPKMMIANPDWENFRRKYNLGYDDSEPNNSDHNLSASNLKLKSSEVPAYLDTPLKDCVGNNNNNNNSDNELEESSRTHWQSCGRVVLNDANEGLSCPPYISRTKKHKLIHCDPHSEFEDENQFTWNSSPYIVGGHSDYGKDVSMILNGNNINTASSASGCGNQSYKRCSPKSSLSGQSSPLDTSLSSMPSLRSICSSHGPNGNSSSNLLYFCKREDSSVERHKQKHKRHNCLYWSGEITKSNFLQSETQRDRNCKLWESFKNKKYSKHRHCHCRERYKWGKNQQFSGPKSTRIIHCESGSQVACAEDSENPTNCQGLQHNRFGSYSRERICCLNKNKRSQESLDSPHICDLGKVKRGQCDSGTVSCLLRNCSSGPSETTELNIREAERSPLTAKSLLERVQTKRFQEQSTNLEVSSNSYKNESQTHSEIQCTFQLVSPGSNRPTSPLSEKRQYTRKRRNEEGNAVQRTSEKDKVKGSQTNNFTVFADTDCDNHLTRGIIHVVADSQSPNTKKNPTTKEQSNSLISEVQPFIPNCDPVPNDFPGAFLSNRYTGITDSMETKEDQINLDVQDVSMHMNHVEGNINTYYDRTMQKHDRVEDELEECHKSLSPPLIQQPITFSPDEIDKYKLLQLQAQQHMQKQLLSKHLRVLPAPGPNAFSPASAVQTVPVHQHASITTIHHTFLQHFAVSASISSHSSHLPIAHLHPLSQPHFTPISFSTLAPTIIPTHPTFLAGHPLHLVTAAPFHPSHIALQPLPPAAFIPTLFGPHLNPATASIIHLNPLIQPVIQGQDLCHHSCSS, from the coding sequence TGTTTCTGGAAGTGGACCAGCATTCAAAGCCCCCAGGATGACCATAGAAAAGCAACTCCAGCAGGGAATTTTCCCAGTTAAGAATGGGAGAAAAGTATCATGCATGAAGAGTACACTTCTCCTTAAGGGAAAGAATCTCCCCAGAAGCAACTCTGATAAACAGCGGTTTCCCATGCCAAATCGACACCAATTACAACCGGACAGACGTTGTTTGTTTGGAAATCGGATACCACAGACATCTTCAGATCTCAGCAATACAAATCACAGAACAGgagtatcattttctttttcaaaaaaggtGCATCTAAAATTAGAATCTTCCGCATCAGTTTTCAGTGAGAATACAGAAGAAAGCCATGATAGTAACAAGTCACCCACctataaagcaaaacaaacagtGGAGAAATGCAAGTGCTGTAGGCTTGCAAAAGAGGATACACACCCCTCTAAGGAAAAAGAAGCACACATCTCACCAAGCCATCTGGAGAGTGTTTTACACAACACCTTCTCCCTGAGCTCTAAAATTttgcaagagaaaaatgactcCATTGATGAGACAATGGAAAATTCAATTGGCATTCAGGCTTCTTTCTCTAAATCTAACTTCAGTCTTTCAGATGTAGATTTTCCTCCTTCCAGTAAAGAGAAAGGAACTAGAAATACATTGAAGAACACTTCTGAAAACTGCATTAATTACCCCTGCCAAGCACATGCTTCCTCCAACCCACCAAACATGTACAAGCACAGTGATGCCAAGGTATTCAAATGTCTGGATAAGTTTTCATCACCAGAGTCAAGTGAACAAAAGAGTAAACTGTGTTTGAATCCCAATTCCAGAATGCAGAACCGAGACAAATCttcagaagaaacagaaagagttAGCAAAGATATGCAAAGACTTCTGAAAGAGGGGTATCCCCATGATATGACATCCAAACCACTGCCTTTCCTCCATGTGCAAAGCAAAGATGGCCACACCACTCTCCAGTGGCCTGTGGAACTTCTGCTCTTTACAAAAACAGAGCCCTGTATCTCTTATGGTTGCAACccattatattttgattttaaactttCTCGGAACATGAAAGATGGCCATAATACAgaggatttaaaaacaaaattgggcAAGGAATCCttggaaatgaagacaaaaatagagAGCCACATCTCAGGTTTAATCAAAGACCAACAAAAATTGATCCTAGAAGAGAATCAGTCTCTGAAACCAAAGATGATGATAGCTAATCCAGATTGGGAAAATTTCCGGAGAAAATATAATTTGGGCTATGATGATTCTGAGCCAAATAACAGTGATCATAATCTTAGTGCAAGTAATTTGAAATTGAAAAGTTCTGAAGTGCCTGCTTACCTTGATACACCTCTAAAGGACTGTGtaggaaacaacaacaataataataacagtgaTAATGAACTTGAGGAATCTTCAAGGACCCATTGGCAAAGTTGTGGAAGAGTAGTTCTTAATGATGCAAATGAGGGTCTATCCTGTCCGCCTTACATCTCTAGGACCAAAAAGCATAAACTGATTCACTGTGATCCTCATTCAGAATTTGAAGATGAAAACCAATTCACCTGGAATTCTAGTCCTTATATAGTAGGGGGTCACAGCGACTATGGGAAAGACGTCAGTATGATTTTGAATGGCAACAATATCAACACAGCCAGCAGTGCTTCTGGATGTGGAAACCAAAGTTATAAGAGATGTTCTCCAAAGTCATCTCTGAGTGGACAGTCTAGCCCTTTGGACACATCCCTTAGCAGCATGCCCAGCTTGAGAAGCATTTGTTCAAGTCATGGGCCCAATGGTAACAGCAGTAGTAATTTGCTCTACTTTTGTAAAAGAGAAGACAGCTCAGTTGAAAGGcacaaacagaaacacaaaagGCACAATTGCCTCTACTGGTCTGGTGAAATAACAAAGAGCAACTTCCTGCAGTCAGAAACACAGAGAGACAGGAACTGTAAATTGTGGGAgtcatttaagaataaaaaatactcCAAGCATAGACATTGTCACTGCCGAGAAAGGTATAAATGGGGTAAAAATCAACAATTTTCAGGGCCAAAATCCACAAGAATCATTCATTGTGAGTCTGGCTCACAGGTTGCCTGTGCTGAAGACAGTGAAAACCCAACTAATTGCCAGGGACTGCAGCACAATAGATTTGGATCTTACTCAAGAGAGAGAATTTGTTgcttaaataaaaacaagaggagTCAAGAGTCTTTGGACAGCCCTCACATTTGTGATCTGGGAAAAGTGAAGCGTGGCCAGTGTGACTCGGGGACTGTCAGCTGCCTTCTAAGAAACTGTTCCAGTGGCCCTTCAGAAACCACTGagttgaacattagagaagcagaaAGGAGCCCCCTGACAGCCAAAAGCCTTTTAGAAAGAGTACAGACCAAGAGGTTTCAGGAACAATCAACAAACCTTGAAGTTTCTTCAAACAGCTATAAAAATGAATCACAGACTCATTCAGAAATCCAGTGCACATTTCAACTCGTGTCACCCGGCAGTAACAGACCAACATCGCCTTTGTCGGAAAAAAGACAATACacgagaaaaagaagaaatgaagaaggcAATGCAGTACAAAGGACTAGCGAGAAAGACAAAGTCAAAGGTTCACAGACAAATAATTTTACTGTTTTCGCAGACACTGATTGTGATAACCATCTAACTCGAGGTATAATTCATGTGGTAGCAGATTCTCAGTCACCAAACACAAAGAAGAACCCCACAACAAAAGAACAATCAAACTCTTTAATTAGTGAAGTCCAACCTTTTATTCCAAACTGTGACCCGGTACCAAATGATTTCCCTGGTGCTTTTCTGTCTAATAGATATACTGGTATAACTGATTCAATGGAGACCAAAGAGGACCAAATAAATCTAGACGTACAGGATGTAAGCATGCATATGAATCATGTAGAGGGGAACATAAACACTTACTATGACAGAACTATGCAGAAACATGACAGAGTGGAAGATGAATTAGAAGAGTGTcataaatctctctctccccctttaaTTCAACAGCCCATTACATTTTCTCCTGATGAAATAGATAAATATAAGCTTCTACAGCTGCAAGCCCAGCAGCATATGCAGAAACAGCTCCTGTCAAAGCATCTTCGAGTTTTGCCTGCTCCTGGGCCCAATGCCTTCTCTCCGGCCTCGGCTGTACAGACGGTTCCAGTCCACCAGCATGcttccatcaccaccatccaccaCACGTTCCTGCAGCATTTCGCTGTTTCTGCATCCATAAGTTCCCACAGCAGTCACCTCCCTATAGCTCATCTGCATCCTCTTTCACAGCCACACTTTACTCCTATCTCATTCTCAACTCTGGCTCCAACCATTATCCCCACACACCCCACTTTCTTAGCAGGTCACCCCCTGCATTTAGTCACAGCTGCCCCCTTTCACCCATCTCACATAGCACTTCAGCCCCTGCCCCCTGCAGCATTTATCCCCACATTGTTTGGCCCCCACTTAAATCCAGCCACAGCTTCAATCATCCACTTGAATCCTTTGATCCAACCAGTGATCCAAGGTCAAGATCTTTGCCATCATTCTTGCTCCAGCTAG